In Helianthus annuus cultivar XRQ/B chromosome 8, HanXRQr2.0-SUNRISE, whole genome shotgun sequence, a single genomic region encodes these proteins:
- the LOC110871352 gene encoding delta-1-pyrroline-5-carboxylate dehydrogenase 12A1, mitochondrial-like isoform X3: MAIWPCGVNYTFQFSSRDSGTPVEDVDFINSDGMTMNKLLQEANPRMTLFTGSSKIVDKLAYDLNGRIKVEDAGFDWKILRPDVHKVDYVSWVCDQDAYACIGQKCLTQSLLFVHENWKNSSLMSHLNHLAGRRTLDNLTIGSVLRLAVPRNKR; the protein is encoded by the exons ATGGCCATATGGCCCT GTGGCGTTAATTACACCTTTCAATTTTCCTCTAGAGATTCCGGTACTCCAGTTGAGGATGTCGACTTTATTAATTCTGATGGAATGACGATGAACAAGCTGCTGCAAGAG GCAAATCCGAGAATGACCCTTTTTACGGGTAGCTCGAAAATAGTAGATAAGTTGGCTTATGACCTGAACGGACGAATTAAAGTAGAAGATGCAGGATTCGACTGGAAAATCCTCAGGCCTGATGTTCACAAG GTGGATTATGTGTCATGGGTGTGTGATCAAGATGCATATGCATGTATTGGCCAAAAATGCCTAACACAATCGTTGTTATTCGTTCATGAG AACTGGAAAAACAGCTCACTCATGAGTCACCTAAACCACCTTGCGGGGAGAAGGACGCTTGATAATTTAACAATTGGGTCAGTTCTTAGA CTTGCCGTGCCTAGAAACAAAAGATAG
- the LOC110871352 gene encoding delta-1-pyrroline-5-carboxylate dehydrogenase 12A1, mitochondrial-like isoform X2: MAIWPCGVNYTFQFSSRDSGTPVEDVDFINSDGMTMNKLLQEANPRMTLFTGSSKIVDKLAYDLNGRIKVEDAGFDWKILRPDVHKVDYVSWVCDQDAYACIGQKCLTQSLLFVHENWKNSSLMSHLNHLAGRRTLDNLTIGSVLRVITEAMLDHK, encoded by the exons ATGGCCATATGGCCCT GTGGCGTTAATTACACCTTTCAATTTTCCTCTAGAGATTCCGGTACTCCAGTTGAGGATGTCGACTTTATTAATTCTGATGGAATGACGATGAACAAGCTGCTGCAAGAG GCAAATCCGAGAATGACCCTTTTTACGGGTAGCTCGAAAATAGTAGATAAGTTGGCTTATGACCTGAACGGACGAATTAAAGTAGAAGATGCAGGATTCGACTGGAAAATCCTCAGGCCTGATGTTCACAAG GTGGATTATGTGTCATGGGTGTGTGATCAAGATGCATATGCATGTATTGGCCAAAAATGCCTAACACAATCGTTGTTATTCGTTCATGAG AACTGGAAAAACAGCTCACTCATGAGTCACCTAAACCACCTTGCGGGGAGAAGGACGCTTGATAATTTAACAATTGGGTCAGTTCTTAGA GTTATAACAGAAGCAATGCTAGACCACAAATGA
- the LOC110871352 gene encoding delta-1-pyrroline-5-carboxylate dehydrogenase 12A1, mitochondrial-like isoform X1 has translation MAIWPCGVNYTFQFSSRDSGTPVEDVDFINSDGMTMNKLLQEANPRMTLFTGSSKIVDKLAYDLNGRIKVEDAGFDWKILRPDVHKVDYVSWVCDQDAYACIGQKCLTQSLLFVHENWKNSSLMSHLNHLAGRRTLDNLTIGSVLRAHWVRPYPGLSPNIECGSDNQVAIGPGLQHVWSSLAGCWGYQLGVSVFGWGMYTAIGGGC, from the exons ATGGCCATATGGCCCT GTGGCGTTAATTACACCTTTCAATTTTCCTCTAGAGATTCCGGTACTCCAGTTGAGGATGTCGACTTTATTAATTCTGATGGAATGACGATGAACAAGCTGCTGCAAGAG GCAAATCCGAGAATGACCCTTTTTACGGGTAGCTCGAAAATAGTAGATAAGTTGGCTTATGACCTGAACGGACGAATTAAAGTAGAAGATGCAGGATTCGACTGGAAAATCCTCAGGCCTGATGTTCACAAG GTGGATTATGTGTCATGGGTGTGTGATCAAGATGCATATGCATGTATTGGCCAAAAATGCCTAACACAATCGTTGTTATTCGTTCATGAG AACTGGAAAAACAGCTCACTCATGAGTCACCTAAACCACCTTGCGGGGAGAAGGACGCTTGATAATTTAACAATTGGGTCAGTTCTTAGA GCCCACTGGGTTAGACCATATCCGGGTCTAAGCCCAAACATTGAGTGCGGTTCAGACAATCAGGTGGCAATTGGACCGGGTCTGCAACATGTATGGTCTTCACTGGCCGGGTGTTGGGGATATCAACTTGGTGTGAGTGTGTTTGGGTGGGGGATGTATACCGCAATAGGTGGGGGCTGTTGA